One stretch of Chitinophaga pendula DNA includes these proteins:
- a CDS encoding acyltransferase family protein, with product MAPSIKRPKHFYSLDIIRGVSALFIVIHHWQHFYFTGDRVMPVPFDRTQLPLYSVFALAYTNGFLLLDMFFLLSGFVFFWLYADRIAVGHTTGRSFFGYRFSRLYPVHVVTLLVVAWLQYRMLKSSGHYFIYQFNDTYHFLLNLFLVNSWGFERGPSFNGPIWSVSVEVLLYIVFFLLCRKRLHKTGILLGLVILGVFIQYFYSNLGQGFFSFFLGGIIYYVYLWVLRMKGSARVMRGIMLSVAVLWVLMLGEYYFSFLREGWGYLWAHMVPTQSPAFTDRLFDLGRNTFFRSIASPLTVLGFALWETIRGFKGGKYAFIGNYSYACYLLHFPLQIIFVLTIDALGVGRSVLHSPYALLLHLAIIVPISLAVYYYFELPVQQFFRHKLLGEGSRPIRLADPHVIAPKVGVPSEEQQQRI from the coding sequence ATGGCTCCATCAATTAAAAGGCCCAAACATTTTTACAGTCTGGATATTATCAGAGGCGTATCGGCTTTATTCATAGTAATACATCACTGGCAGCATTTTTACTTTACCGGCGACCGGGTGATGCCTGTTCCATTTGACCGTACGCAGTTGCCATTGTATTCTGTGTTTGCGTTGGCATATACTAATGGGTTCTTATTGCTGGATATGTTCTTTTTACTGTCTGGTTTTGTTTTTTTCTGGTTGTATGCGGATCGTATAGCCGTTGGCCATACGACGGGGCGGTCCTTTTTCGGTTATCGTTTCAGTCGTTTATACCCGGTGCATGTAGTGACGTTGTTGGTGGTAGCATGGTTACAGTACCGGATGTTAAAAAGCAGCGGGCATTATTTCATTTACCAGTTTAACGACACGTATCATTTTCTGCTGAACCTGTTCCTGGTGAATAGCTGGGGATTTGAGCGGGGTCCCTCTTTTAATGGTCCTATCTGGAGTGTGTCGGTGGAGGTATTGTTATACATCGTGTTCTTCCTGCTTTGCCGGAAGCGATTGCACAAGACGGGGATATTACTGGGGTTGGTGATATTGGGGGTATTCATACAATATTTCTATTCGAACCTGGGGCAGGGTTTCTTTTCCTTTTTCCTGGGAGGTATTATTTACTACGTGTATCTGTGGGTGTTGCGGATGAAGGGTTCAGCGCGGGTGATGCGTGGCATTATGCTGTCGGTGGCGGTATTGTGGGTATTGATGTTGGGTGAATATTATTTCTCTTTTTTGCGTGAGGGGTGGGGATATCTGTGGGCTCATATGGTGCCGACGCAAAGTCCGGCATTTACGGACCGTTTGTTTGACCTGGGGCGGAACACTTTTTTCCGTTCGATCGCCTCTCCGCTGACGGTGTTGGGGTTTGCGCTCTGGGAGACGATACGCGGGTTTAAAGGTGGTAAATATGCTTTTATCGGTAATTATAGTTATGCGTGTTATCTGCTTCATTTTCCGTTACAGATCATTTTTGTGCTTACTATAGATGCTTTAGGGGTGGGGCGGTCGGTATTGCATTCCCCTTATGCATTGCTTTTACATCTGGCGATCATTGTGCCAATAAGTTTGGCTGTCTATTATTATTTCGAGCTACCTGTGCAACAATTCTTCAGGCATAAGCTACTTGGGGAGGGTAGTCGTCCTATCAGGCTGGCGGACCCTCATGTGATTGCGCCAAAAGTTGGAGTACCTTCTGAAGAGCAGCAACAACGGATATAA
- a CDS encoding dioxygenase family protein: MERKNFLRSLAVTAISAPVLLEACKKGSSDADVLAESGASTERACVITDTDMDGPYPLYNSRGSAINRVDITDGKPGVPLNINITVQSVSRGCAAVTNARVDIWHCDKDGYYSGYVNDGYLGVQNNIGRLFGRGLQYTNSAGQVNFKTIYPGWYPGRCTHLHAQIFIGTTLYLTTQIAFPDAVNAAVYRTPLYAAHGQSPTTNYLDGIIRDSLATELATVTSNGAGGYNLVHTIRIR; the protein is encoded by the coding sequence ATGGAAAGAAAAAATTTTCTCAGATCGTTGGCTGTAACGGCCATATCTGCCCCGGTATTACTGGAGGCCTGTAAGAAAGGTTCGTCTGATGCGGATGTGCTGGCGGAAAGCGGGGCATCTACAGAAAGGGCCTGTGTGATCACCGACACGGACATGGACGGTCCTTATCCACTTTACAACAGCCGTGGTTCTGCTATTAACCGGGTGGATATTACGGACGGCAAACCCGGTGTTCCGTTAAACATCAACATTACGGTACAGAGTGTGAGCCGCGGATGTGCTGCGGTAACGAATGCGCGTGTGGACATCTGGCACTGTGACAAAGACGGTTATTATTCCGGCTATGTCAATGATGGCTACCTGGGTGTTCAGAACAACATCGGCCGTTTGTTCGGTCGTGGTTTGCAGTATACCAACAGTGCGGGTCAGGTGAATTTTAAGACGATTTATCCCGGTTGGTATCCTGGTCGTTGTACGCATCTGCATGCACAGATATTTATCGGTACTACCTTGTATCTGACTACACAGATTGCTTTCCCGGATGCGGTTAATGCGGCGGTATATAGGACGCCCTTGTATGCGGCACATGGGCAGAGTCCGACGACCAATTACCTGGACGGCATTATCCGTGACTCTCTGGCTACGGAGCTGGCTACGGTAACATCTAATGGCGCCGGAGGTTACAACCTGGTACATACGATCCGGATCAGGTAG
- a CDS encoding LytR/AlgR family response regulator transcription factor has protein sequence MKIRAIAIDDEPLALELLRGYTAQFPALQLLQTFDDALSGAEFLRRTPVDLLFIDINMPDITGLDLVRSLPERPMIIFTTAHKRFAYEGFELDALDYLLKPISMERFARTIHKTIGLYRYKHMPVPAEEPASLFVYAEYKLVRILLDDIEYIESLEDYIRIHLRNARPVLTLMPLKKVLEKLPADRFRRIHRSYIVAVRCICTIAQRKVCLFSGASLPVSDTYADFIREWSGK, from the coding sequence ATGAAAATAAGAGCCATAGCTATCGATGATGAACCCCTTGCGCTGGAGCTGCTCCGCGGTTATACGGCGCAGTTCCCTGCGTTGCAGTTGCTGCAGACATTTGACGATGCATTGTCCGGTGCGGAATTTCTTCGCCGTACGCCGGTGGACCTGTTATTTATTGACATTAACATGCCTGACATTACGGGTCTGGACCTGGTGCGGTCGTTACCGGAACGGCCTATGATCATTTTCACCACTGCGCATAAGCGTTTTGCTTACGAGGGATTTGAGCTGGATGCACTTGATTATTTGCTGAAGCCTATCAGTATGGAGCGTTTTGCGCGCACGATACATAAGACGATCGGGCTGTACCGCTACAAACATATGCCGGTGCCAGCGGAGGAGCCTGCTTCTTTATTCGTGTATGCGGAGTATAAGCTGGTGCGGATACTGCTGGATGATATTGAGTATATTGAAAGTCTGGAAGACTATATCCGTATCCATCTCCGTAATGCCCGGCCGGTGTTGACACTGATGCCATTGAAGAAGGTATTGGAAAAGCTGCCGGCGGATCGTTTCCGGCGTATACACCGCAGTTATATTGTAGCGGTGCGGTGTATCTGTACGATCGCGCAGCGGAAAGTTTGTTTGTTCTCTGGCGCTTCTTTACCCGTGAGTGATACTTATGCTGATTTTATACGTGAATGGAGCGGGAAATAA
- a CDS encoding sensor histidine kinase: MFSRKAPYVSIHIVCWILFMIFPLLFMHNGDGYRALLAPMRHYSYWLFCVCYISIFYFNRYWLIPRFFLPGRYVHYAIVSVLLCAGVYVLQPFDRLLQQKWATPPPSIVALKWVYTPPVIDITSLFIFFMIMALGTAITTTRRWQQTERRAIKAEGEKIKAELSFLKAQVHPHFLFNTLNNIYTLALTRNNNTADSILKLSNIMRYITDEVCEDYVPLEQEEACIRNYIALQQLRLRPDQVDYEVSGDLSMQEISPLILMTFVENVFKYGISKHAPSPIRIRLNAFPQRITFFCQNRIYPMRRDTHSSGVGIANTRQRLDLLYPGRHILDINTDYELYTVRLTLFLD, encoded by the coding sequence ATGTTCTCCCGGAAAGCCCCTTATGTGAGTATTCACATTGTATGCTGGATACTTTTTATGATATTTCCACTGTTGTTCATGCATAATGGTGATGGTTACCGGGCATTGTTAGCTCCGATGCGGCATTACAGCTATTGGCTTTTCTGTGTGTGTTACATCAGCATTTTTTATTTCAACAGGTATTGGCTGATCCCACGATTTTTTTTACCAGGGCGGTATGTGCATTATGCGATCGTCAGTGTGTTACTGTGTGCGGGAGTGTATGTATTACAGCCTTTTGACCGTTTACTACAGCAGAAGTGGGCGACGCCGCCGCCCAGTATCGTAGCATTAAAGTGGGTCTATACGCCGCCGGTGATCGATATTACGAGTCTGTTCATTTTCTTTATGATCATGGCGTTGGGAACGGCGATCACGACTACGCGGCGGTGGCAGCAGACGGAGCGTCGGGCGATCAAGGCGGAAGGGGAAAAGATAAAGGCGGAATTATCTTTTTTGAAGGCGCAGGTGCATCCGCATTTCCTGTTCAATACACTTAACAACATCTATACGCTGGCGCTGACGCGTAACAATAATACAGCGGATAGTATTCTGAAGTTATCGAACATCATGCGTTATATTACGGACGAGGTCTGCGAGGATTATGTGCCTTTGGAGCAGGAGGAGGCCTGTATCCGGAATTATATTGCCTTACAGCAGTTGCGTTTGCGGCCTGACCAGGTAGATTACGAGGTATCCGGCGATCTTAGTATGCAGGAGATCAGCCCACTGATATTGATGACGTTTGTGGAGAATGTATTCAAGTATGGTATCAGTAAACATGCGCCCTCTCCTATTCGGATACGCCTGAATGCTTTTCCGCAGCGGATCACCTTTTTCTGTCAGAACCGTATTTACCCGATGCGTCGTGATACGCATAGCAGTGGTGTAGGTATTGCCAATACCCGTCAACGTTTGGATTTGTTATACCCTGGCCGACATATACTGGATATCAATACAGACTATGAGTTATATACCGTACGACTGACCCTGTTTTTGGACTAG
- a CDS encoding MmgE/PrpD family protein gives MKKQNITEHITHKIMQFAAQTSYEHLEEATVMQLKRHLLDSVASMIWATGQPTVHKLLKQVQQLQPEGVCPVPVIGTTGVDRAAQVFTLLNRYPDFMDNFIGKDATCHPSDNIGAILAAAQWINAGGREVLISMATAYQIQCTLIEQMPVMAKGIDHTALLACSITAALSPLLSLTEEQGAHAIGIAASTFNTTVTSRASYTYEWKGYASSLVALGCMQIVLLARNGVTGPLAYFEGPMGFEEEFDMKAAFKNEKRDLSRIPRCILKSYNAEVHTQSAIEALLELRSQLNAEERQQVAGISLTTFLTAYHITGGGKYGDRKHVATKEQADHSLPYLLAVAWLDGQVMPEQLMPERIRSADVQALLQKVEVDTVLPLKTPRKLAEKIDPYTIAYPEKLEAKVKITLDDGRIWHHKKDDFTGFHTRPLSWEQVVSKFRQLTISAIDTDLQDKIIDLISTFDHQKAADLVKLLCQVPAKLSAS, from the coding sequence ATGAAAAAGCAAAATATAACCGAACACATTACACATAAGATTATGCAGTTCGCTGCTCAGACTTCATACGAACACCTGGAGGAAGCAACAGTCATGCAACTGAAACGGCACTTACTGGATAGTGTTGCTTCTATGATCTGGGCTACCGGCCAGCCAACAGTGCATAAATTGCTGAAACAGGTACAACAGTTACAGCCGGAAGGGGTGTGCCCGGTACCTGTTATTGGTACTACAGGCGTCGATAGGGCAGCACAGGTGTTCACTTTACTTAACCGCTACCCGGATTTTATGGACAACTTCATCGGAAAAGATGCTACTTGTCATCCCAGCGATAATATAGGCGCCATATTGGCCGCCGCACAATGGATCAATGCCGGTGGCCGCGAAGTGCTGATCAGCATGGCCACCGCTTATCAGATACAATGCACACTGATCGAACAAATGCCGGTAATGGCAAAAGGAATAGATCATACCGCTTTACTGGCTTGCTCCATTACCGCAGCATTGTCGCCATTGTTATCGCTGACAGAAGAACAAGGGGCCCATGCCATCGGTATAGCTGCCAGCACCTTCAATACCACCGTTACCAGCAGGGCCTCCTATACCTACGAGTGGAAAGGATATGCCTCTTCATTGGTAGCATTAGGTTGTATGCAGATCGTACTGCTGGCCAGAAATGGCGTGACAGGCCCACTTGCCTACTTTGAAGGACCTATGGGATTTGAGGAAGAGTTTGATATGAAGGCCGCATTCAAAAATGAAAAGAGGGATTTATCACGCATTCCACGTTGTATATTGAAGAGCTATAACGCAGAAGTGCACACACAGTCAGCTATAGAAGCCTTACTGGAATTACGTAGCCAGCTGAATGCGGAAGAACGCCAACAAGTCGCTGGTATTTCCCTCACCACCTTTTTAACCGCTTATCATATCACCGGAGGCGGAAAATACGGAGATCGCAAACACGTCGCTACAAAAGAACAGGCAGATCATAGCCTCCCCTACCTGCTCGCCGTAGCCTGGCTTGATGGCCAGGTCATGCCGGAACAACTCATGCCGGAACGCATTCGTAGCGCCGATGTCCAGGCACTGTTGCAAAAAGTTGAAGTGGATACTGTATTACCTTTAAAGACACCGCGTAAGCTGGCGGAGAAAATAGACCCTTATACCATAGCCTACCCGGAAAAACTAGAGGCGAAAGTGAAAATCACCTTGGACGATGGCCGTATATGGCACCACAAAAAAGACGACTTTACAGGGTTTCATACGCGTCCCCTCTCCTGGGAGCAGGTAGTGTCCAAGTTTAGACAACTGACCATATCAGCCATCGATACCGACCTCCAGGATAAAATCATTGACCTGATCTCAACATTCGATCACCAGAAGGCAGCCGACCTGGTGAAGCTCCTCTGCCAGGTACCCGCCAAACTATCCGCATCGTAA
- the malQ gene encoding 4-alpha-glucanotransferase — translation MSIARNAGILMHVTSLPSPFGVGDVGPAARTFLRFLHKSHQRYWQLLPIHPVIATAGYSPYSPVSVMAGNTLLISPEMLAEEGLLDAGQLPAYYLPVQAQADFSTAVTIKNALLREAYQHFTTGSFPQLKKEYDVYLQKQQYWLEAYTCFMLLQQQHKGLPWHQWPSADRTPVPQLFSRVLTAHRQEADRLRWEQFIFDYQWRQLRKDARKLGVHLIGDIPFYPGYHSADVWAAQSLFKVDAQGKLKGVAGVPPDYFNAEGQHWGMPVYDWDAMKAQQYKWWISRIRRCLEWYDSMRLDHFRAFSAYWEIPGKDTSAVNGRWQPGPGAALFEAWQQHLGTLPFIAEDLGEIDAEVYQLRDRYQLPGMHVLQFAFGKDMATSTHIPHHHRANAVVYTGTHDNNTTRGWFLQDTAKTDRMRLTQYIGKRVFEKSVHLVLGRMAYASVAQTVILPIQDVLGLAEDARMNIPAKATGNWTWRLLPEQLTEAVISRLKYWVLLYDRKQR, via the coding sequence ATGAGCATTGCGCGAAACGCAGGTATATTAATGCATGTCACCTCGTTGCCTTCCCCTTTCGGGGTAGGCGATGTAGGGCCTGCTGCCCGTACTTTCCTGCGCTTCCTTCACAAAAGCCACCAGCGCTACTGGCAGCTGTTACCCATCCATCCTGTGATCGCTACAGCGGGTTATTCTCCTTATAGCCCGGTTTCCGTAATGGCAGGTAATACCTTGCTGATAAGCCCTGAGATGCTGGCCGAAGAGGGCCTGCTGGACGCCGGGCAACTGCCAGCCTACTACCTGCCTGTACAGGCACAAGCAGACTTCAGTACCGCCGTTACCATAAAAAATGCCTTACTGCGCGAAGCCTATCAACATTTTACCACCGGATCATTCCCACAGCTGAAAAAAGAGTACGATGTTTATCTGCAGAAACAGCAGTACTGGCTGGAAGCCTACACATGTTTCATGCTGTTGCAACAGCAGCATAAAGGATTGCCCTGGCACCAGTGGCCTTCCGCAGATCGTACTCCTGTGCCGCAGTTGTTCAGTCGCGTGCTGACGGCGCACCGGCAAGAAGCAGACCGCCTGCGTTGGGAGCAGTTCATATTCGATTACCAATGGCGGCAGCTGAGAAAAGATGCCCGGAAGCTGGGGGTCCACCTGATCGGAGATATCCCCTTTTATCCAGGGTACCATTCGGCCGACGTCTGGGCCGCCCAATCATTGTTCAAAGTAGATGCGCAGGGGAAGCTGAAAGGAGTAGCGGGGGTACCGCCGGACTATTTCAATGCCGAAGGGCAACATTGGGGAATGCCGGTCTATGACTGGGATGCCATGAAAGCCCAGCAGTATAAATGGTGGATATCCCGTATACGGCGCTGCCTGGAATGGTACGATAGCATGCGCCTGGATCATTTCCGCGCCTTTTCTGCCTATTGGGAAATACCGGGCAAAGATACCAGCGCCGTCAACGGCCGGTGGCAGCCGGGGCCGGGAGCCGCCCTTTTCGAAGCCTGGCAGCAGCACCTGGGTACCCTACCTTTTATTGCCGAAGACCTGGGCGAAATAGATGCCGAAGTATACCAGCTGCGCGACCGGTACCAGCTGCCGGGCATGCACGTATTACAGTTCGCCTTCGGCAAAGACATGGCCACTTCCACACATATTCCCCATCATCACCGGGCTAACGCCGTCGTCTACACCGGTACGCATGATAATAATACCACCCGCGGATGGTTCCTGCAGGATACCGCTAAGACCGACCGCATGCGCCTGACCCAATATATCGGCAAAAGAGTATTCGAGAAGTCCGTTCACCTGGTACTGGGACGCATGGCCTATGCCTCCGTGGCGCAGACAGTCATACTGCCCATACAGGATGTACTGGGGCTGGCAGAGGATGCCCGCATGAACATACCCGCCAAAGCGACGGGCAACTGGACCTGGCGGCTCCTACCCGAACAACTCACCGAAGCAGTCATCTCCCGGCTTAAATACTGGGTGCTGCTGTATGACCGCAAGCAACGCTGA
- a CDS encoding DUF998 domain-containing protein: MDIFVMMIIVPAILAILGLVTGIVYFGARQRGYYPLRHTISELGAQGVPDASRINYGLFLPAGLLLGVVAILSSGHPLQQGIAGGLGFGYTVSALWPCDAGAPLWGSWRQQLHTLGGTAGYAWAIGVLFYYGTFPLLYSFILFCMLLTAIPQFMLRGLAQRIAEGLLFACMLRELM, from the coding sequence ATGGATATATTTGTTATGATGATCATCGTACCTGCTATCCTGGCCATTTTGGGCCTTGTTACAGGCATTGTTTATTTCGGTGCCCGCCAGCGGGGTTATTATCCTTTGCGCCACACGATCAGTGAATTAGGAGCGCAAGGGGTGCCCGATGCTAGCAGGATCAATTACGGATTGTTTCTGCCGGCAGGATTGTTATTAGGCGTGGTGGCCATTCTGAGCAGCGGGCATCCCTTGCAGCAGGGAATTGCCGGCGGTTTGGGGTTCGGCTATACTGTCAGTGCGTTGTGGCCCTGTGATGCCGGCGCCCCGTTATGGGGCAGTTGGCGGCAACAGTTACATACCCTGGGAGGAACAGCGGGATATGCCTGGGCAATAGGCGTCCTGTTTTACTATGGTACCTTTCCTTTACTTTATTCCTTTATACTGTTTTGTATGTTATTGACAGCAATCCCGCAGTTTATGCTACGAGGGCTGGCACAACGTATAGCCGAGGGGCTGTTGTTTGCCTGTATGCTGCGGGAGCTAATGTAG
- a CDS encoding sensor histidine kinase: MEKQEEIPITIAEALADAHKIWNDRFNQLLLGQQLITTQIAQQQPLPDITAAIAQWTRSFLAADCAISIYNNDPVTQHLEVLASADLPEGYHQDMPALPVDASTCCFGCAATTQTVSIAADIATDALWTGIWRDRALQFQLQACWSAPLITIEGRLQGVLAIYFNKKRTPDTGDTHLITLAAQLVQAAIVSNQQKEIRIAQELKTRDELEEALKVAEMGSWNMNLHTMHSTYSALIRKWFGLPANNASMDTILDSIHREDRQRVKAAIMKAIAENGIYEVEYRVINRESRQERTIYVQGKVLLDDQGQPYLLSGVAKDVTLQRMTAQQLEQEIENRTVELKEANNHLLHANDNLQQFVYVASHDLQEPLRKIHFFSDILLNKHQLHLDNAGQQLLEKISFAAKRMTTLIRGLLEFSRLNNNDRSYVTVDLNHVIDNIRSDFELDINSKAASFDVTSLCSIQAVPVQINQLFFNLIGNALKFSQQDRPPQIQISSRYLAVEEKIIYPDLDPQCEYCELEVKDNGIGFDQQYATEIFEIFHRLHHRETYEGTGIGLALCKKIVENHNGKIFARSAPGEGTSFHIILPVKGLAKNC; the protein is encoded by the coding sequence ATGGAGAAGCAGGAGGAGATACCTATCACTATCGCTGAAGCCCTAGCAGATGCCCACAAAATATGGAACGATCGCTTTAATCAACTGTTGCTGGGGCAGCAATTGATTACCACGCAAATAGCGCAGCAACAACCGTTGCCCGATATCACCGCGGCTATCGCTCAATGGACGAGGAGTTTTCTCGCCGCTGATTGTGCCATTTCCATTTACAATAACGACCCGGTTACGCAACACCTGGAAGTACTCGCATCGGCAGACCTTCCGGAAGGTTATCACCAGGATATGCCGGCATTACCAGTAGATGCTTCCACTTGCTGCTTTGGATGCGCAGCCACCACGCAGACTGTGAGCATCGCTGCCGATATCGCCACCGACGCCCTATGGACCGGCATATGGAGAGACAGGGCCTTGCAATTCCAACTCCAAGCCTGCTGGTCAGCGCCACTGATCACCATCGAAGGCAGACTACAGGGGGTACTGGCCATCTATTTCAATAAAAAACGTACGCCCGACACCGGAGATACACACCTCATCACACTGGCTGCCCAACTGGTTCAGGCCGCCATTGTCTCCAATCAGCAAAAAGAAATCAGAATAGCGCAGGAACTGAAAACCCGCGACGAACTGGAAGAAGCCCTGAAAGTAGCTGAAATGGGTTCCTGGAATATGAACCTGCACACAATGCACTCTACTTACTCCGCTCTCATCCGCAAATGGTTCGGACTGCCGGCTAATAATGCATCCATGGATACCATACTCGATAGCATACATCGCGAAGATCGGCAGAGAGTAAAGGCTGCCATCATGAAAGCGATCGCAGAGAATGGGATCTATGAGGTGGAATACCGGGTCATCAACCGCGAAAGCAGGCAGGAACGTACCATCTATGTACAAGGTAAAGTACTGCTGGACGACCAGGGCCAACCCTACCTGTTGAGCGGAGTAGCTAAAGATGTAACGCTCCAGCGTATGACAGCACAACAGTTGGAACAGGAAATTGAAAACAGGACCGTCGAACTAAAAGAAGCCAATAACCACCTGTTGCATGCCAACGATAACCTCCAGCAGTTTGTATATGTAGCCAGTCACGACCTGCAGGAACCGCTGAGGAAGATCCACTTCTTCTCCGATATCCTGCTCAACAAACACCAGCTACACCTGGACAACGCCGGACAACAACTGCTGGAAAAAATATCCTTCGCCGCCAAACGAATGACCACGCTCATCAGGGGACTACTGGAATTCTCCCGCCTGAACAACAATGACAGGTCCTATGTAACCGTAGACCTCAATCATGTCATAGATAATATCCGCAGCGACTTCGAGCTGGATATCAACAGTAAGGCTGCTTCTTTTGATGTAACGTCGCTTTGCAGCATACAGGCCGTGCCGGTACAGATCAACCAGTTGTTCTTTAACCTTATCGGTAACGCACTCAAATTTTCGCAGCAAGACCGGCCGCCACAGATACAGATATCTTCCCGTTATCTTGCTGTAGAAGAAAAGATTATATACCCGGACCTCGATCCGCAGTGTGAATATTGTGAACTGGAAGTGAAGGACAACGGTATTGGCTTTGATCAGCAATATGCCACGGAGATATTTGAGATATTTCACCGCCTGCATCACCGGGAAACCTACGAAGGAACGGGTATAGGATTGGCGTTATGCAAAAAGATCGTAGAGAACCATAACGGAAAGATCTTCGCCAGGTCTGCACCTGGCGAAGGAACCAGCTTTCATATCATCCTGCCGGTTAAAGGGCTGGCGAAAAATTGCTGA